In Hermetia illucens chromosome 1, iHerIll2.2.curated.20191125, whole genome shotgun sequence, one genomic interval encodes:
- the LOC119646990 gene encoding proteoglycan 4, with the protein MFACCRMPNTSLKEKRLTSADIEDGKVEFDRATGVKKTYKKIPKGYEIITEIPQPNGTLKTEVQTFYDPQPLTDEELEAANKPEGTYKKGNVTTVVKKIPGGKKLTITTTNKDGTQTVQTQTIYDAEEEEITETTETEHVSPKKTTKIVSQKVPGGTAFVPASSTKHVSHQDSTTTEEINVKSKRTVEETRRVTETTEVSGKSTKTTKKNQSIEQQNVQAIEDKSKKGKTKKVPLPADFVEKPGEKTTLEKRKVAGGTEYIYTTILADGRTQISRKTVEEEQGVDMTEDEIDEYHRQLKEAEKFKNIKKTKKIQTESGTKTVVPSENPGEVTTMETIKIDGGTEYHYTTVRPDGTIKKSTRTVYDPTPVEGSEEEYEEVEEYEEEIIEPGDPIVETIETIKTITPEGE; encoded by the exons ATGTTTGCTTGCTGTCGTATGCCTAACACTTCCCTTAAAGAAA AGAGGTTAACATCGGCCGATATTGAAGATGGCAAAGTTGAATTCGACAGAGCCACCGGCGTTAAGAAAACCTACAAAAAAATCCCAAAGGGTTATGAGATTATTACCGAAATACCACAACCTAATGGTACATTGAAAACCGAGGTACAAACTTTCTACGACCCACAGCCGCTTACTGATGAGGAACTTGAAGCGGCCAACAAGCCTGAAGGTACCTACAAAAAGGGTAATGTAACAACGGTGGTGAAAAAGATCCCTGGTGGAAAGAAATTGACTATCACCACAACCAATAAAGATGGAACCCAAACTGTTCAAACTCAAACCATTTACGATGCGGAAGAGGAGGAAATCACTGAAACCACCGAAACTGAACATGTTTCACCAAAGAAAACTACAAAAATCGTATCCCAGAAAGTCCCTGGTGGAACAGCTTTTGTGCCAGCCAGTTCCACTAAGCATGTCTCCCATCAAGACTCTACAACAACTGAAGAAATCAACGTTAAATCCAAAAGGACTGTTGAAGAAACCCGCCGAGTTACTGAAACAACTGAAGTAAGTGGTAAATCAACAAAAACCACCAAGAAAAATCAATCTATTGAACAACAAAATGTCCAAGCCATCGAAGATAAatcaaagaaaggaaaaactaaGAAAGTCCCTCTTCCAGCAGATTTCGTTGAAAAACCCGGTGAGAAGACAACCCTTGAAAAGCGTAAGGTTGCCGGTGGCACAGAATATATTTACACAACCATATTGGCTGATGGACGTACTCAGATTTCTCGTAAAACTGTagaggaagaacaaggtgttgacATGACTGAAGATGAAATTGACGAGTACCATAGGCAACTAAAGGAAGCCGAAAAATTCAAGAATATCAAGAAAACTAAGAAAATTCAAACGGAATCGGGCACTAAAACTGTTGTACCATCTGAAAATCCAGGTGAAGTAACTACAATGGAGACCATTAAAATTGATGGTGGTACCGAGTACCACTATACTACCGTTCGACCAGATGGTACAATTAAGAAATCTACAAGAACTGTCTACGATCCAACACCAGTTGAAGGAAGCGAAGAGGAGTATGAAGAAGTTGAAGAGTATGAAGAGGAGATTATTGAGCCAGGCGATCCAATTGTTGAAACAATTGAGACAATCAAAACGATAACACCAGAAGGTGAGTAG
- the LOC119646712 gene encoding zinc finger protein 652-B-like isoform X1 — MLCRLCLLDCDDLLEVFDEDGLRMRIGSIVAQHFGFQFKHDDQISDKICTTCWMEVENFHTFFLDVRRAQDKLRIELEKNVDPDPDTDEDICEDDEYDSSGNDLEDYGSDPSIFQANINCDNSYLRPGWKDTSNVTGDIDVFAAPSRTLSKNCSSRKVHSREYPDIISSAKNRIIVVDIGSSKYNNNEDEISSFYSAGQKSCNGVQDENEFIRNRFKSLGIPGLTKILERNELSITAVPKDDIDSMKEGEEEISKYIQLNCELCEEKFKTFSDLKHHFRIAHNIIGYVVCCNEKLFQPVHLVNHIMKHLDRSSNYNFSDRFATDAQGVDMLLDTNINNCLLCQEVFEDKQQLNQHLIEHFRKKSTRVQCQQCGLWCKTRYILRKHARTHLTEGDDQICTICGKKFPSDIALQRHLTNVHYKERKFQCTICNKAFKWSINLKEHMAIHTGERLYSCRHCSRQFNASSNLHSHRKKVHREEWEEERKQRLEMASVE, encoded by the exons ATGTTATGTAGATTGTGCCTTCTTGACTGTGACGATCTTCTGGAAGTTTTCGATGAGGATGGATTGCGAATGAGGATTGGCTCAATTGTTGCCCAGCACTTCGGATTTCAG tttaagCATGATGACCAAATATCGGATAAAATTTGCACAACTTGTTGGATGGAAGTGGAGAATTTTCATACATTCTTTTTGGATGTGAGGCGAGCACAAGATAAGTTAAGAATTGAATTGGAAAAAAACGTTGATCCCGATCCAGATACAGATGAAGATATTTGCGAAGATGATGAATACGACAGCTCTGGAAATGACTTAGAAGATTATGGAAGTGATCCGTCCATTTTTCAGGCCAATATAAACTGTGATAATAGTTATCTAAGACCAGGTTGGAAAGATACGAGTAATGTGACAGGCGATATTGATGTATTTGCCG CTCCGTCCAGAACATTGTCTAAAAATTGCTCGAGTCGGAAAGTTCACTCCAGGGAATATCCCGATATAATTTCCTCTGCCAAAAATAGGATAATTGTTGTTGATATTG GGTCctcaaaatataacaataatgAAGATGAAATCTCCAGTTTTTATTCTGCTGGGCAAAAAA GTTGCAACGGCGTTCAGGACGAAAATGAGTTTATACGAAATCGTTTCAAAAGCTTAGGGATTCCAGGTTTAACTAAGATTCTAGAGAGGAATG AATTGAGTATAACTGCTGTTCCTAAAGACGACATCGATTCAATGAAGGAAGGTGAAGAAGAAATTAGTAAATATATACAGTTGAACTGTGAACTTTgcgaagaaaaattcaaaacattttccGACCTGAAACATCATTTTCGTATCGCTCATAATATTATTGGATATGTTGTTTGTTGTAATGAAAAATTGTTCCAGCCAGTGCATTTGGTGAATCACATTATGAAACATTTGGATCGTTCAAG TAATTATAATTTTTCGGATAGATTTGCAACCGATGCGCAAGGTGTAGACATGTTGCTTGATACAAATATAAACAATTGCCTGCTGTGTCAGGAAGTCTTTGAAGATAAGCAGCAATTGAATCAGCATTTAATTGAGCATTTTCGGAAAAAGTCAACCAGGGTTCAGTGCCAGCAATGCGGACTATGGTGTAAAACTAGATATATTCTTCGAAAACACGCCCGTACTCATCTCACTGAAGGCGATGATCAGATATGTACGATATGTGGAAAGAAATTCCCCTCGGATATAGCGCTTCAACGACATCTAACAAACGTCCATTATAAGGAAAGAAAATTCCAGTGTACAATATGCAATAAGGCATTTAAATGGTCGATCAATTTGAAG GAACATATGGCCATCCACACAGGTGAGCGCCTGTACAGTTGCCGACACTGTTCGAGACAGTTTAACGCCAGCTCAAACTTACATTCCCATCGTAAAAAGGTTCATCGCGAGGAATGGGAGGAGGAACGAAAACAACGTCTGGAGATGGCTTCAGTTGAGTAA
- the LOC119646712 gene encoding zinc finger protein 652-B-like isoform X2, translated as MLCRLCLLDCDDLLEVFDEDGLRMRIGSIVAQHFGFQFKHDDQISDKICTTCWMEVENFHTFFLDVRRAQDKLRIELEKNVDPDPDTDEDICEDDEYDSSGNDLEDYGSDPSIFQANINCDNSYLRPGWKDTSNVTGDIDVFAAPSRTLSKNCSSRKVHSREYPDIISSAKNRIIVVDIGSSKYNNNEDEISSFYSAGQKSCNGVQDENEFIRNRFKSLGIPGLTKILERNELSITAVPKDDIDSMKEGEEEISKYIQLNCELCEEKFKTFSDLKHHFRIAHNIIGYVVCCNEKLFQPVHLVNHIMKHLDRSRFATDAQGVDMLLDTNINNCLLCQEVFEDKQQLNQHLIEHFRKKSTRVQCQQCGLWCKTRYILRKHARTHLTEGDDQICTICGKKFPSDIALQRHLTNVHYKERKFQCTICNKAFKWSINLKEHMAIHTGERLYSCRHCSRQFNASSNLHSHRKKVHREEWEEERKQRLEMASVE; from the exons ATGTTATGTAGATTGTGCCTTCTTGACTGTGACGATCTTCTGGAAGTTTTCGATGAGGATGGATTGCGAATGAGGATTGGCTCAATTGTTGCCCAGCACTTCGGATTTCAG tttaagCATGATGACCAAATATCGGATAAAATTTGCACAACTTGTTGGATGGAAGTGGAGAATTTTCATACATTCTTTTTGGATGTGAGGCGAGCACAAGATAAGTTAAGAATTGAATTGGAAAAAAACGTTGATCCCGATCCAGATACAGATGAAGATATTTGCGAAGATGATGAATACGACAGCTCTGGAAATGACTTAGAAGATTATGGAAGTGATCCGTCCATTTTTCAGGCCAATATAAACTGTGATAATAGTTATCTAAGACCAGGTTGGAAAGATACGAGTAATGTGACAGGCGATATTGATGTATTTGCCG CTCCGTCCAGAACATTGTCTAAAAATTGCTCGAGTCGGAAAGTTCACTCCAGGGAATATCCCGATATAATTTCCTCTGCCAAAAATAGGATAATTGTTGTTGATATTG GGTCctcaaaatataacaataatgAAGATGAAATCTCCAGTTTTTATTCTGCTGGGCAAAAAA GTTGCAACGGCGTTCAGGACGAAAATGAGTTTATACGAAATCGTTTCAAAAGCTTAGGGATTCCAGGTTTAACTAAGATTCTAGAGAGGAATG AATTGAGTATAACTGCTGTTCCTAAAGACGACATCGATTCAATGAAGGAAGGTGAAGAAGAAATTAGTAAATATATACAGTTGAACTGTGAACTTTgcgaagaaaaattcaaaacattttccGACCTGAAACATCATTTTCGTATCGCTCATAATATTATTGGATATGTTGTTTGTTGTAATGAAAAATTGTTCCAGCCAGTGCATTTGGTGAATCACATTATGAAACATTTGGATCGTTCAAG ATTTGCAACCGATGCGCAAGGTGTAGACATGTTGCTTGATACAAATATAAACAATTGCCTGCTGTGTCAGGAAGTCTTTGAAGATAAGCAGCAATTGAATCAGCATTTAATTGAGCATTTTCGGAAAAAGTCAACCAGGGTTCAGTGCCAGCAATGCGGACTATGGTGTAAAACTAGATATATTCTTCGAAAACACGCCCGTACTCATCTCACTGAAGGCGATGATCAGATATGTACGATATGTGGAAAGAAATTCCCCTCGGATATAGCGCTTCAACGACATCTAACAAACGTCCATTATAAGGAAAGAAAATTCCAGTGTACAATATGCAATAAGGCATTTAAATGGTCGATCAATTTGAAG GAACATATGGCCATCCACACAGGTGAGCGCCTGTACAGTTGCCGACACTGTTCGAGACAGTTTAACGCCAGCTCAAACTTACATTCCCATCGTAAAAAGGTTCATCGCGAGGAATGGGAGGAGGAACGAAAACAACGTCTGGAGATGGCTTCAGTTGAGTAA